GGCAGGCGTCGACCCCGCACGCACCGGTGCGGCGCCCATGATGCTGGCCGCGCGGCGCGGCGACGCGCTGCTGGGCGCGTGCGACGATGTCCTGGTCGACGAGGCGGATGCGGGGCTGACGTGCGACGTCGGCCTGGCGGCCATCCTGGGCGATCTGCCTCCCGGCAGCGCGCCGGCGCGTGCGGCCGACCGCCTCCATCTGCTGATGCTCGCCGATATCTTCGCCGCGCCGGCCGGCCCTGGCCGGGACGGCGGCGAACCGTTGCGGCAGTACGACCGCTGCGCGTTCTCGCCGGTCGCGGTGACGCCCGACGAATTCGGCGCCGCCTGGCAGGGCGTGCGATTGACGGCGCGTGTCGACGTCCAGCTCAATGGGCGGCGCGTCGAACCGCGTGGCGTCGAGGCCGAGGCCGACCGGGCGGCGGATTTCGCGCAGCTCGCCGCGGCGATCGCCCGCACCCAGGGCGTCGCCGCCGGCACCATCGTCGTCAGCGCCACCTTGCGCGGCGTCGCCGGCTTTGAAGCCGGGACCGAAGCCCGTGCCGCCGCGGACGCGGCGCCGGTCTCGCCGCGCGGACTGGAAACCGGCGACCGGATCCGGGTCGACAGTCTCGACGCCACGGGTGAGTCGGTGTGCGGCGTGATCGAACACAGCATCGTCCCGGCCGACGATTCAG
The sequence above is a segment of the Robbsia betulipollinis genome. Coding sequences within it:
- a CDS encoding fumarylacetoacetate hydrolase family protein, with translation MKLATLKDGTRDGQLVVVSRDLHTAVIADAIAPTLQRVIEDWAFHAPQLRALYEALNTGRARRAFGFEPKDCMAPLPRAYRMIAHAAYATAGVDPARTGAAPMMLAARRGDALLGACDDVLVDEADAGLTCDVGLAAILGDLPPGSAPARAADRLHLLMLADIFAAPAGPGRDGGEPLRQYDRCAFSPVAVTPDEFGAAWQGVRLTARVDVQLNGRRVEPRGVEAEADRAADFAQLAAAIARTQGVAAGTIVVSATLRGVAGFEAGTEARAAADAAPVSPRGLETGDRIRVDSLDATGESVCGVIEHSIVPADDSV